A stretch of the Gracilinanus agilis isolate LMUSP501 chromosome 4, AgileGrace, whole genome shotgun sequence genome encodes the following:
- the LOC123246607 gene encoding trace amine-associated receptor 4-like, giving the protein MNSPDLWNPSEVQYCFDFVNNSCPRHVRPAISVWIMYMVMISAIVMTMLGNLVVIISISHFKQLHSPTNFLILSMATTDFLLSCVVMPFSMIRSIEACWYFGRLFCRVHSCCDIMLCTTSIFHLCFVSVDRYYAVCEPLHYVTKITIPVIQVFLFISWSIPIFFAFGLVFSNLNIIGIEEFVAAIDCEGLCALMFNKFWGTLSSFISFFLPGTVMVGVYIHIFSVARKHAKQIDTLPNLKQAHGKVKEKALSKNESKATKTLSIVMGVFILCWLPFFILIITDPYINFTIPEDLYNAFSWLGYFNSTFNPIIYGMFYPWFRKAFKMIVTGMIFHPDSSTLNLFPAHH; this is encoded by the coding sequence ATGAATTCTCCTGACCTCTGGAATCCATCAGAAGTGCAATATTGCTTTGACTTTGTTAACAATTCCTGCCCTAGACATGTAAGACCTGCCATTAGTGTTTGGATCATGTACATGGTCATGATTAGTGCCATAGTGATGACAATGCTTGGAAACTTGGTGGTCATCATCTCCATCTCCCACTTCAAGCAGCTCCACTCTCCAACCAACTTCCTGATCCTCTCCATGGCAACAACAGACTTTTTGCTCAGTTGCGTAGTGATGCCCTTCAGCATGATCAGATCTATTGAAGCCTGCTGGTATTTTGGAAGGCTCTTTTGTAGAGTACACAGTTGTTGTGACATCATGCTTTGTACCACTTCCATTTTCCATCTGTGTTTTGTCTCAGTAGACCGCTACTATGCAGTGTGTGAGCCCTTACATTATGTCACCAAAATCACCATTCCAGTAATCCAGGTCTTTTTGTTCATCAGCTGGTCCATCCCAATCTTCTTTGCCTTTGGTCTTGTATTCTCAAACTTAAACATCATTGGTATTGAAGAGTTTGTGGCAGCAATTGACTGTGAGGGTCTTTGTGCACTAATGTTTAACAAATTCTGGGGAACATTGTCAtccttcatatctttttttcttcctggtaCAGTAATGGTGGGagtttacatacatatattttctgtAGCCAGGAAACATGCCAAGCAGATTGATACTCTTCCTAATTTGAAGCAGGCCCATGGAAAAGTCAAAGAGAAAGCACTGTCCAAGAATGAAAGCAAGGCCACCAAGACTTTGAGTATAGTCATGGGAGTATTTATTCTATGCTGGCTGCCTTTCTTTATTCTCATCATCACAGATCCTTATATTAATTTCACAATCCCTGAAGATCTCTACAATGCCTTCAGTTGGCTGGGCTATTTCAATTCCACCTTCAATCCAATAATTTATGGGATGTTTTATCCTTGGTTTCGTAAGGCATTTAAGATGATTGTGACTGGAATGATCTTCCATCCAGACTCATCTACCCTGAATCTATTCCCGGCACATCATTAG